One genomic window of Osmia bicornis bicornis chromosome 3, iOsmBic2.1, whole genome shotgun sequence includes the following:
- the LOC114871800 gene encoding serine/threonine-protein phosphatase 6 regulatory ankyrin repeat subunit A isoform X1, with translation MSSNSKKTSGGKDDKKNPSSKEDSPVAAKDEAGGSASTGSTGGAGSTDGAQPGSKPGSAGATSREAAQKLLGLAARGEWAPMDQLLKSLEKAVQNVGEDASVAPLTSVMDPATGMTPLMYAVKDNRTGLLDRMIELGADVSARNNDNYNALHIAAMYSREDVVKLLLSKRGVDPYATGGPRQQTAVHLVASRQTGTATSILRALLAAAGRDIRLKVDGKGKIPLLLAVEAGNQSMCRELLSQQAPDQLRATTPTGDSALHLAARRRDIDMVRILVDYGATVDMQNGDGQTALHIASAEGDETLVKYFYGVRASASITDHQDRTPMHLAAENGHASIIELLADKFKASIFERTKDGSTLMHIASLNGHSECATMLFKKGVYLHMPNKRGARSIHTAAKYGHVGIISTLLQRGEKVDATTNDNYTALHIAVENAKPAVVETLLGYGAEVHVRGGKLRETPLHIAARVPDGDRCALMLLKSGAGPNLTTDDGQTPVHVAASHGNLATLKLLLEDGGDPMYKSKQNGETPLHLACRGCKADVARHLIQFVKEKKGQETATSYVNSLTNEGCSALHYAAQIEPSEVETPGDDRAVIRALLEGGADVSLQTKQAQESAFHHCALAGNNEVLSEMISGMSATEVQKALNRQSAVGWTPLLIAAHRGHMELVTTLLANHARVDVFDLEGRSALHLAAEHGYLQVCDALLANKAFINSKSRVGRTALHLAAMNGYSHLVKFLVQDHGAAIDVLTLRKQTPLHLAAGAGQLEVCKLLLELGASIDATDDQGQKPIHAAAMNNYAEVAQLFLQRHPSLVMACTKDGNTCAHIAAMQGSVRVIEELMKFDRQGVISARNKLTEATPLQLAAEGGHAEVVKALVRAGASCADENRAGFTAVHLAAQHGHGQVLEVLRSSQSLRISSKKLGVTALHVAAYFGQADTVRELLTHVPGTVKSDPPTGGSLVGELGSESGMTPLHLAAYSGNENVVRLLLNSAGVQVEAATTENGFNPLHLACFGGHITVVGLLLSRSAELLHSSDRYGKTGLHIAATHGHYQMVEVLLGQGAEINATDKNGWTPLHCAARAGYLDVVKLLVESGASPKSETNLGSAPIWFAASEGHNDVLKYLMEKEHDTYALMEDKRFVYNMMVCSKSNNNKPIEEFVLVSPAPVDTAAKLSNIYMKLSEKEKERAKDLIAAGKQCEAMATELLALAAGADSAGRILTSMDRRNVEFLDVLIENEQKEVIAHTVVQRYLQELWQGSLNWNAFRTILLFIAFLICPPVWVVFALPLGHKYNNVPIIKFMSYLTSHIYLMVFLLLVGIIPIYPVVRASLLPYWYEWCLLVMLSGLLLFELTNPSDKSGLGWIKLAVLLFGVCGVAFHLMGFVVVHRPYWPTLLYLRNQLFALSFLLACVQILDFLSFHHLFGPWAIIIGNLMKDLARFLAVLAIFVFGFSMHFVALNQAFKNQSIQDARIEDRKKKGAFQDDLLANVTEWMMETPSTAPPRRYGRYKKKNECCDDSSRDIKMNPVLAFEYLFFAVFGQTTHGELKVETNQPQWTSVLFKLAFGVYMLVSVVVLINLLIAMMSDTYQRIQAQSDIEWKYGLSKLIRNMHRTTTAPSPLNLLTTWIVYFIKVCKQHSAKRKRPSLIHMMGLQHAGRLSPRSKMGAKWLAKVKKGQVRPKDSVTLSVVHLSPLGSQLSFNSATRIESVVDWDSIRKKYLALAGNEPEKEADKDDKNEENEKEEDNGPTASNSSTMPATSTPPI, from the exons ATGAGCAGTAACAGCAAGAAGACGTCGGGTGGGAAGGACGACAAGAAGAATCCGTCGAGCAAAGAGGATAGCCCAGTAGCGGCGAAAGATGAGGCCGGAGGGTCAGCGTCGACGGGGAGCACCGGTGGTGCTGGTAGCACGGATGGAGCGCAGCCTGGAAGTAAACCTGGATCGGCTGGAGCAACTAGCCGGGAAGCAGCTCAAAAACTGCTCGGGCTTGCCGCGCGTGGAGAATGGGCACCGATGGACCAGTTGCTCAAGTCTTTGGAGAAGGCGGTGCAGAACGTCGGGGAGGATGCTTCGGTGGCTCCTCTCACCAGCGTTATGGATCCG GCGACTGGGATGACGCCGTTGATGTACGCTGTAAAAGACAATCGGACCGGATTACTCGACCGTATGATTGAACTGGGAGCGGATGTGAGCGCTCGAAACAAC GACAATTACAATGCTCTTCACATCGCTGCTATGTACTCGAGGGAGGACGTCGTCAAGTTACTCTTGTCGAAACGGGGCGTCGATCCTTACGCTACTGGAGGG CCGAGACAACAAACCGCGGTGCATCTGGTCGCATCCAGGCAAACCGGTACCGCCACTTCGATACTTCGAGCGTTATTGGCTGCCGCCGGACGGGACATAAGGCTGAAAGTCGACGGA AAAGGGAAGATTCCTCTGCTGTTGGCGGTGGAGGCTGGAAATCAGTCGATGTGTCGGGAATTGTTGTCTCAACAAGCGCCTGATCAACTTCGCGCGACTACTCCGACGGGAGATTCCGCTCTTCATCTGGCAGCCAGGAGGAGGGACATCGACATGGTGCGGATACTGGTGGATTATGGAGCGACTGTGGACATGCAAAAC GGCGACGGGCAAACGGCGTTGCACATCGCGAGCGCCGAGGGTGACGAGACACTGGTGAAATACTTTTACGGTGTCAGGGCATCCGCTTCCATCACCGATCATCAGGATCGAACGCCGATGCACTTGGCAGCGGAAAACGGACACGCTTCCATAATCGAGCTGTTGGCCGACAAATTCAAGGCGAGTATATTCGAGAGGACGAAAGACGGCTCGACGCTGATGCACATAGCCTCGTTGAACGGCCACTCGGAATGCGCGACCATGCTCTTCAAGAAGGGTGTATATTTGCATATGCCGAATAAACGGGGTGCCAGGTCGATTCACACAGCGGCCAAGTATGGCCACGTTGGCATCATAAGCACGCTGTTGCAACGGGGAGAGAAG GTGGACGCGACTACGAACGATAATTATACGGCCCTGCATATCGCGGTGGAGAACGCGAAACCTGCCGTGGTGGAGACTTTGCTAGGATACGGGGCTGAAGTTCACGTGAGGGGTGGAAAGCTTCGAGAGACTCCTCTTCATATAGCAGCTAGGGTTCCTGACGGCGATAGGTGCGCTTTGATGTTGCTTAAATCCGGAGCTGGACCGAATTTGACCACCGACGACGGTCAAACACCGGTACACGTGGCGGCGAGTCACGGGAACTTAGCCACGTTGAAGTTGTTGCTCGAAGATGGCGGTGATCCTATGTACAAATCCAAG CAGAACGGAGAAACCCCGCTGCACTTGGCGTGTAGAGGATGCAAGGCGGACGTGGCGCGTCACCTGATCCAATTCGTGAAGGAGAAAAAGGGTCAGGAAACGGCGACCTCGTACGTCAACAGTTTGACAAACGAGGGATGTAGCGCCCTGCATTACGCTGCCCAGATCGAACCGTCGGAAGTCGAGACGCCCGGGGACGATCGAGCGGTGATTCGTGCCCTCCTCGAAGGTGGTGCCGACGTGTCGTTGCAGACGAAGCAGGCACAAGAGTCGGCCTTCCATCATTGCGCGTTGGCCGGAAACAACGAGGTCTTGTCGGAAATGATAAGCGGTATGTCCGCGACCGAGGTGCAGAAGGCGTTAAATCGTCAGAGCGCGGTCGGATGGACACCGTTGTTGATCGCCGCTCACCGTGGTCACATGGAACTGGTCACCACGCTGCTTGCCAATCACGCAAGAGTGGACGTATTCGATTTAGAGGGCAGATCTGCGTTGCATCTGGCCGCTGAACACGGTTATCTTCAGGTTTGCGACGCGCTGTTAGCGAACAAAGCGTTTATCAATTCCAAGTCCAGAGTGGGTAGAACGGCGTTGCACTTGGCAGCTATGAACGGTTACTCGCATCTCGTCAAGTTTCTCGTGCAGGATCATGGGGCTGCGATAGACGTTCTTACGCTGAGAAAACAGACTCCGCTTCATTTGGCAGCAGGTGCTGGCCAATTGGAAGTGTGCAAGCTTCTACTCGAACTCGGGGCAAGCATAGACGCGACCGACGATCAAGGCCAGAAGCCGATACACGCCGCGGCGATGAACAATTACGCGGAGGTCGCTCAGTTGTTCCTGCAGAGGCATCCCAGTCTGGTGATGGCGTGCACCAAGGACGGGAATACGTGCGCCCACATAGCAGCCATGCAGGGCAGCGTTCGCGTGATCGAAGAATTGATGAAGTTCGATCGGCAAGGTGTCATCTCGGCGAGAAACAAATTGACCGAGGCGACGCCGCTTCAACTGGCTGCCGAGGGAGGACACGCCGAGGTGGTGAAAGCGTTGGTCAGGGCGGGTGCATCCTGCGCCGATGAGAATCGGGCAGGATTCACCGCGGTCCATTTGGCCGCGCAACACGGCCACGGTCAGGTACTCGAAGTTTTGAGATCCTCCCAGTCTCTTCGTATATCCAGCAAGAAGCTCGGCGTTACCGCTCTTCACGTAGCCGCGTACTTTGGTCAAGCTG ATACGGTCCGAGAGTTGTTGACCCACGTTCCGGGCACGGTGAAGTCTGATCCTCCAACCGGTGGTTCGCTCGTAGGAGAATTAGGCAGCGAATCTGGAATGACGCCTTTACATCTGGCTGCCTATTCCGGTAACGAGAACGTCGTACGATTACTGCTGAACTCGGCTGGTGTACAG GTAGAGGCGGCGACCACGGAGAACGGTTTCAATCCTCTTCACTTGGCCTGCTTCGGGGGTCACATCACGGTGGTCGGTCTTCTGTTGAGCAGATCGGCAGAGTTATTGCACAGCTCGGATCGGTACGGCAAAACCGGTCTACATATCGCCGCGACGCACGGTCATTACCAGATGGTCGAAGTACTGCTCGGTCAAGGGGCTGAAATAAACGCGACGGATAAAAATGGTTGGACGCCGCTGCATTGCGCCGCTCGCGCCGGTTATCTCGATGTCGTTAAACTCCTCGTCGAGAGTGGGGCTTCGCCAAAGAGCGAGACCAATCTAGGCAGCGCACCGATTTGGTTCGCCGCCTCGGAGGGTCATAACGACGTGCTCAAGTATCTCATGGAGAAAGAGCACGATACCTATGCACTGATGGAGGATAAGAGG TTCGTTTATAACATGATGGTCTGCAGTAAGAGCAACAACAACAAGCCCATCGAGGAATTCGTGCTGGTATCACCGGCACCGGTAGACACAGCCGCGAAACTCTCCAATATTTACATGAAATTGTCggaaaaggagaaagagagagcgAAGGATTTGATAGCCGCTGGTAAGCAGTGCGAAGCGATGGCCACGGAATTGTTGGCCCTGGCCGCGGGCGCCGATTCGGCCGGAAGGATCCTTACATCGATGGATCGCAGGAACGTGGAATTTTTGGACGTTCTCATCGAGAACGAGCAGAAGGAAGTGATCGCGCATACGGTGGTACAGCGATACCTCCAGGAGCTATGGCAAGGGAGTTTAAACTGGAACGCATTCAGGACGATCCTATTGTTCATCGCGTTCCTCATCTGTCCGCCTGTCTGGGTGGTGTTTGCCCTTCCACTCGGTCACAAGTACAACAACGTGCCCATCATCAAGTTCATGTCCTATCTCACGTCTCACATTTATCTGATGGTCTTCCTTTTGCTGGTCGGCATAATTCCGATATATCCGGTGGTGAGAGCTAGCCTGCTGCCATACTGGTACGAATGGTGTCTCCTCGTGATGCTTTCCGGACTGCTGCTCTTCGAACTGACCAACCCGAGCGACAAAAGCGGACTCGGTTGGATCAAATTGGCGGTCCTGTTGTTCGGCGTCTGCGGTGTCGCGTTCCATCTGATGGGTTTCGTGGTAGTTCACCGACCCTACTGGCCGACCCTGCTTTACCTCAGGAATCAACTGTTCGCACTGAGCTTCTTACTGGCGTGCGTGCAAATCCTCGACTTCCTATCGTTCCATCATCTCTTCGGACCTTGGGCAATCATCATCGGTAACCTGATGAAGGATCTCGCGAGATTTCTCGCTGTGCTGGCCATCTTCGTGTTCGGTTTTTCCATGCACTTCGTAGCGCTGAATCAAGCCTTCAAGAACCAATCGATCCAGGACGCGCGAATAGAGgacagaaagaaaaagggcGCCTTCCAGGACG ATTTGTTGGCCAATGTTACGGAATGGATGATGGAGACGCCATCGACGGCGCCTCCTCGTCGCTACGGCCGCtacaagaaaaagaatgaGTGTTGTGACGATAGCTCCCGAGATA TAAAGATGAATCCGGTACTCGCCTTCGAGTACCTGTTCTTCGCTGTCTTTGGCCAAACGACCCACGGCGAGCTGAAGGTCGAGACTAATCAGCCTCAGTGGACCTCGGTCCTCTTCAAGTTGGCATTTGGCGTATACATGTTGGTCTCGGTAGTCGTATTAATTAATCTGCTGATCGCCATGATGAGCGACACCTACCAAAGGATACAGGCGCAATCGGACATTGAGTGGAAATACGGGCTCAGTAAACTGATCCGAAATATGCACAG AACGACCACCGCCCCGTCGCCTCTTAACTTGCTCACTACTTGGATCGTGTACTTCATCAAGGTGTGCAAGCAACATTCGGCGAAACGAAAACGGCCCTCGTTGATCCACATGATGGGACTTCAGCATGCCGGTCGTCTGTCACCGAGATCGAAGATGGGCGCTAAATGGTTGGCCAAAGTGAAAAAAGGTCAAGTCAGACCGAAAGACAGCGTTACTTTGTCGGTGGTACACTTGAGTCCTCTCGGTAGCCAATTGTCCTTCAATAGCGCGACCAGAATCGAAAGCGTAGTCGATTGGGATTCCATCAGAAAGAAATATCTAGCGTTGGCTGGGAACGAGCCTGAAAAAGAAGCGGATAAAGACGATAAGAACGAGGAGAACGAGAAGGAAGAGGATAACGGACCGACCGCGTCGAACTCGTCCACGATGCCAGCTACTTCAACGCCACCTATCTAG
- the LOC114871800 gene encoding serine/threonine-protein phosphatase 6 regulatory ankyrin repeat subunit A isoform X5 — MSSNSKKTSGGKDDKKNPSSKEDSPVAAKDEAGGSASTGSTGGAGSTDGAQPGSKPGSAGATSREAAQKLLGLAARGEWAPMDQLLKSLEKAVQNVGEDASVAPLTSVMDPATGMTPLMYAVKDNRTGLLDRMIELGADVSARNNDNYNALHIAAMYSREDVVKLLLSKRGVDPYATGGPRQQTAVHLVASRQTGTATSILRALLAAAGRDIRLKVDGKGKIPLLLAVEAGNQSMCRELLSQQAPDQLRATTPTGDSALHLAARRRDIDMVRILVDYGATVDMQNGDGQTALHIASAEGDETLVKYFYGVRASASITDHQDRTPMHLAAENGHASIIELLADKFKASIFERTKDGSTLMHIASLNGHSECATMLFKKGVYLHMPNKRGARSIHTAAKYGHVGIISTLLQRGEKVDATTNDNYTALHIAVENAKPAVVETLLGYGAEVHVRGGKLRETPLHIAARVPDGDRCALMLLKSGAGPNLTTDDGQTPVHVAASHGNLATLKLLLEDGGDPMYKSKQNGETPLHLACRGCKADVARHLIQFVKEKKGQETATSYVNSLTNEGCSALHYAAQIEPSEVETPGDDRAVIRALLEGGADVSLQTKQAQESAFHHCALAGNNEVLSEMISGMSATEVQKALNRQSAVGWTPLLIAAHRGHMELVTTLLANHARVDVFDLEGRSALHLAAEHGYLQVCDALLANKAFINSKSRVGRTALHLAAMNGYSHLVKFLVQDHGAAIDVLTLRKQTPLHLAAGAGQLEVCKLLLELGASIDATDDQGQKPIHAAAMNNYAEVAQLFLQRHPSLVMACTKDGNTCAHIAAMQGSVRVIEELMKFDRQGVISARNKLTEATPLQLAAEGGHAEVVKALVRAGASCADENRAGFTAVHLAAQHGHGQVLEVLRSSQSLRISSKKLGVTALHVAAYFGQADTVRELLTHVPGTVKSDPPTGGSLVGELGSESGMTPLHLAAYSGNENVVRLLLNSAGVQVEAATTENGFNPLHLACFGGHITVVGLLLSRSAELLHSSDRYGKTGLHIAATHGHYQMVEVLLGQGAEINATDKNGWTPLHCAARAGYLDVVKLLVESGASPKSETNLGSAPIWFAASEGHNDVLKYLMEKEHDTYALMEDKRFVYNMMVCSKSNNNKPIEEFVLVSPAPVDTAAKLSNIYMKLSEKEKERAKDLIAAGKQCEAMATELLALAAGADSAGRILTSMDRRNVEFLDVLIENEQKEVIAHTVVQRYLQELWQGSLNWNAFRTILLFIAFLICPPVWVVFALPLGHKYNNVPIIKFMSYLTSHIYLMVFLLLVGIIPIYPVVRASLLPYWYEWCLLVMLSGLLLFELTNPSDKSGLGWIKLAVLLFGVCGVAFHLMGFVVVHRPYWPTLLYLRNQLFALSFLLACVQILDFLSFHHLFGPWAIIIGNLMKDLARFLAVLAIFVFGFSMHFVALNQAFKNQSIQDARIEDRKKKGAFQDVKMNPVLAFEYLFFAVFGQTTHGELKVETNQPQWTSVLFKLAFGVYMLVSVVVLINLLIAMMSDTYQRIQAQSDIEWKYGLSKLIRNMHRTTTAPSPLNLLTTWIVYFIKVCKQHSAKRKRPSLIHMMGLQHAGRLSPRSKMGAKWLAKVKKGQVRPKDSVTLSVVHLSPLGSQLSFNSATRIESVVDWDSIRKKYLALAGNEPEKEADKDDKNEENEKEEDNGPTASNSSTMPATSTPPI, encoded by the exons ATGAGCAGTAACAGCAAGAAGACGTCGGGTGGGAAGGACGACAAGAAGAATCCGTCGAGCAAAGAGGATAGCCCAGTAGCGGCGAAAGATGAGGCCGGAGGGTCAGCGTCGACGGGGAGCACCGGTGGTGCTGGTAGCACGGATGGAGCGCAGCCTGGAAGTAAACCTGGATCGGCTGGAGCAACTAGCCGGGAAGCAGCTCAAAAACTGCTCGGGCTTGCCGCGCGTGGAGAATGGGCACCGATGGACCAGTTGCTCAAGTCTTTGGAGAAGGCGGTGCAGAACGTCGGGGAGGATGCTTCGGTGGCTCCTCTCACCAGCGTTATGGATCCG GCGACTGGGATGACGCCGTTGATGTACGCTGTAAAAGACAATCGGACCGGATTACTCGACCGTATGATTGAACTGGGAGCGGATGTGAGCGCTCGAAACAAC GACAATTACAATGCTCTTCACATCGCTGCTATGTACTCGAGGGAGGACGTCGTCAAGTTACTCTTGTCGAAACGGGGCGTCGATCCTTACGCTACTGGAGGG CCGAGACAACAAACCGCGGTGCATCTGGTCGCATCCAGGCAAACCGGTACCGCCACTTCGATACTTCGAGCGTTATTGGCTGCCGCCGGACGGGACATAAGGCTGAAAGTCGACGGA AAAGGGAAGATTCCTCTGCTGTTGGCGGTGGAGGCTGGAAATCAGTCGATGTGTCGGGAATTGTTGTCTCAACAAGCGCCTGATCAACTTCGCGCGACTACTCCGACGGGAGATTCCGCTCTTCATCTGGCAGCCAGGAGGAGGGACATCGACATGGTGCGGATACTGGTGGATTATGGAGCGACTGTGGACATGCAAAAC GGCGACGGGCAAACGGCGTTGCACATCGCGAGCGCCGAGGGTGACGAGACACTGGTGAAATACTTTTACGGTGTCAGGGCATCCGCTTCCATCACCGATCATCAGGATCGAACGCCGATGCACTTGGCAGCGGAAAACGGACACGCTTCCATAATCGAGCTGTTGGCCGACAAATTCAAGGCGAGTATATTCGAGAGGACGAAAGACGGCTCGACGCTGATGCACATAGCCTCGTTGAACGGCCACTCGGAATGCGCGACCATGCTCTTCAAGAAGGGTGTATATTTGCATATGCCGAATAAACGGGGTGCCAGGTCGATTCACACAGCGGCCAAGTATGGCCACGTTGGCATCATAAGCACGCTGTTGCAACGGGGAGAGAAG GTGGACGCGACTACGAACGATAATTATACGGCCCTGCATATCGCGGTGGAGAACGCGAAACCTGCCGTGGTGGAGACTTTGCTAGGATACGGGGCTGAAGTTCACGTGAGGGGTGGAAAGCTTCGAGAGACTCCTCTTCATATAGCAGCTAGGGTTCCTGACGGCGATAGGTGCGCTTTGATGTTGCTTAAATCCGGAGCTGGACCGAATTTGACCACCGACGACGGTCAAACACCGGTACACGTGGCGGCGAGTCACGGGAACTTAGCCACGTTGAAGTTGTTGCTCGAAGATGGCGGTGATCCTATGTACAAATCCAAG CAGAACGGAGAAACCCCGCTGCACTTGGCGTGTAGAGGATGCAAGGCGGACGTGGCGCGTCACCTGATCCAATTCGTGAAGGAGAAAAAGGGTCAGGAAACGGCGACCTCGTACGTCAACAGTTTGACAAACGAGGGATGTAGCGCCCTGCATTACGCTGCCCAGATCGAACCGTCGGAAGTCGAGACGCCCGGGGACGATCGAGCGGTGATTCGTGCCCTCCTCGAAGGTGGTGCCGACGTGTCGTTGCAGACGAAGCAGGCACAAGAGTCGGCCTTCCATCATTGCGCGTTGGCCGGAAACAACGAGGTCTTGTCGGAAATGATAAGCGGTATGTCCGCGACCGAGGTGCAGAAGGCGTTAAATCGTCAGAGCGCGGTCGGATGGACACCGTTGTTGATCGCCGCTCACCGTGGTCACATGGAACTGGTCACCACGCTGCTTGCCAATCACGCAAGAGTGGACGTATTCGATTTAGAGGGCAGATCTGCGTTGCATCTGGCCGCTGAACACGGTTATCTTCAGGTTTGCGACGCGCTGTTAGCGAACAAAGCGTTTATCAATTCCAAGTCCAGAGTGGGTAGAACGGCGTTGCACTTGGCAGCTATGAACGGTTACTCGCATCTCGTCAAGTTTCTCGTGCAGGATCATGGGGCTGCGATAGACGTTCTTACGCTGAGAAAACAGACTCCGCTTCATTTGGCAGCAGGTGCTGGCCAATTGGAAGTGTGCAAGCTTCTACTCGAACTCGGGGCAAGCATAGACGCGACCGACGATCAAGGCCAGAAGCCGATACACGCCGCGGCGATGAACAATTACGCGGAGGTCGCTCAGTTGTTCCTGCAGAGGCATCCCAGTCTGGTGATGGCGTGCACCAAGGACGGGAATACGTGCGCCCACATAGCAGCCATGCAGGGCAGCGTTCGCGTGATCGAAGAATTGATGAAGTTCGATCGGCAAGGTGTCATCTCGGCGAGAAACAAATTGACCGAGGCGACGCCGCTTCAACTGGCTGCCGAGGGAGGACACGCCGAGGTGGTGAAAGCGTTGGTCAGGGCGGGTGCATCCTGCGCCGATGAGAATCGGGCAGGATTCACCGCGGTCCATTTGGCCGCGCAACACGGCCACGGTCAGGTACTCGAAGTTTTGAGATCCTCCCAGTCTCTTCGTATATCCAGCAAGAAGCTCGGCGTTACCGCTCTTCACGTAGCCGCGTACTTTGGTCAAGCTG ATACGGTCCGAGAGTTGTTGACCCACGTTCCGGGCACGGTGAAGTCTGATCCTCCAACCGGTGGTTCGCTCGTAGGAGAATTAGGCAGCGAATCTGGAATGACGCCTTTACATCTGGCTGCCTATTCCGGTAACGAGAACGTCGTACGATTACTGCTGAACTCGGCTGGTGTACAG GTAGAGGCGGCGACCACGGAGAACGGTTTCAATCCTCTTCACTTGGCCTGCTTCGGGGGTCACATCACGGTGGTCGGTCTTCTGTTGAGCAGATCGGCAGAGTTATTGCACAGCTCGGATCGGTACGGCAAAACCGGTCTACATATCGCCGCGACGCACGGTCATTACCAGATGGTCGAAGTACTGCTCGGTCAAGGGGCTGAAATAAACGCGACGGATAAAAATGGTTGGACGCCGCTGCATTGCGCCGCTCGCGCCGGTTATCTCGATGTCGTTAAACTCCTCGTCGAGAGTGGGGCTTCGCCAAAGAGCGAGACCAATCTAGGCAGCGCACCGATTTGGTTCGCCGCCTCGGAGGGTCATAACGACGTGCTCAAGTATCTCATGGAGAAAGAGCACGATACCTATGCACTGATGGAGGATAAGAGG TTCGTTTATAACATGATGGTCTGCAGTAAGAGCAACAACAACAAGCCCATCGAGGAATTCGTGCTGGTATCACCGGCACCGGTAGACACAGCCGCGAAACTCTCCAATATTTACATGAAATTGTCggaaaaggagaaagagagagcgAAGGATTTGATAGCCGCTGGTAAGCAGTGCGAAGCGATGGCCACGGAATTGTTGGCCCTGGCCGCGGGCGCCGATTCGGCCGGAAGGATCCTTACATCGATGGATCGCAGGAACGTGGAATTTTTGGACGTTCTCATCGAGAACGAGCAGAAGGAAGTGATCGCGCATACGGTGGTACAGCGATACCTCCAGGAGCTATGGCAAGGGAGTTTAAACTGGAACGCATTCAGGACGATCCTATTGTTCATCGCGTTCCTCATCTGTCCGCCTGTCTGGGTGGTGTTTGCCCTTCCACTCGGTCACAAGTACAACAACGTGCCCATCATCAAGTTCATGTCCTATCTCACGTCTCACATTTATCTGATGGTCTTCCTTTTGCTGGTCGGCATAATTCCGATATATCCGGTGGTGAGAGCTAGCCTGCTGCCATACTGGTACGAATGGTGTCTCCTCGTGATGCTTTCCGGACTGCTGCTCTTCGAACTGACCAACCCGAGCGACAAAAGCGGACTCGGTTGGATCAAATTGGCGGTCCTGTTGTTCGGCGTCTGCGGTGTCGCGTTCCATCTGATGGGTTTCGTGGTAGTTCACCGACCCTACTGGCCGACCCTGCTTTACCTCAGGAATCAACTGTTCGCACTGAGCTTCTTACTGGCGTGCGTGCAAATCCTCGACTTCCTATCGTTCCATCATCTCTTCGGACCTTGGGCAATCATCATCGGTAACCTGATGAAGGATCTCGCGAGATTTCTCGCTGTGCTGGCCATCTTCGTGTTCGGTTTTTCCATGCACTTCGTAGCGCTGAATCAAGCCTTCAAGAACCAATCGATCCAGGACGCGCGAATAGAGgacagaaagaaaaagggcGCCTTCCAGGACG TAAAGATGAATCCGGTACTCGCCTTCGAGTACCTGTTCTTCGCTGTCTTTGGCCAAACGACCCACGGCGAGCTGAAGGTCGAGACTAATCAGCCTCAGTGGACCTCGGTCCTCTTCAAGTTGGCATTTGGCGTATACATGTTGGTCTCGGTAGTCGTATTAATTAATCTGCTGATCGCCATGATGAGCGACACCTACCAAAGGATACAGGCGCAATCGGACATTGAGTGGAAATACGGGCTCAGTAAACTGATCCGAAATATGCACAG AACGACCACCGCCCCGTCGCCTCTTAACTTGCTCACTACTTGGATCGTGTACTTCATCAAGGTGTGCAAGCAACATTCGGCGAAACGAAAACGGCCCTCGTTGATCCACATGATGGGACTTCAGCATGCCGGTCGTCTGTCACCGAGATCGAAGATGGGCGCTAAATGGTTGGCCAAAGTGAAAAAAGGTCAAGTCAGACCGAAAGACAGCGTTACTTTGTCGGTGGTACACTTGAGTCCTCTCGGTAGCCAATTGTCCTTCAATAGCGCGACCAGAATCGAAAGCGTAGTCGATTGGGATTCCATCAGAAAGAAATATCTAGCGTTGGCTGGGAACGAGCCTGAAAAAGAAGCGGATAAAGACGATAAGAACGAGGAGAACGAGAAGGAAGAGGATAACGGACCGACCGCGTCGAACTCGTCCACGATGCCAGCTACTTCAACGCCACCTATCTAG